A segment of the Aridibaculum aurantiacum genome:
ACGTTAAAGCCGGGGCTTCTTAGTGTACCTGGTCAGGAAAGTATTTTAGAGGGAACTCCATCACCAGGTTGCAGTCGGGGTGAAGGTACAGGTTGTCTATCGTCATGATCTTTCTTTCAGCAATTTGTTTATCCGTAGCATTCACTTTGGCAAAAAAATGAACCACCATCTTTTGCATTTGCTTCGGGATGTTTGCCTGCCTGAACTGCAGCCTTTTGCCGGTAGCTGTTTCCAAAGCTTTAGATATCATTTCAGAGCAATACATCTTATCATCATCAGTGATATCGTAAACGGCATCAAAACGAACATCAGCATTCTTATATTTATCAATCGTAGTAGCCAATGCTGCTTTTTCTGCCGCTGATAAATTGTACCGGTATAAAGCACATTTTATATGCTTTGCCGCGTTGATGAATGAATCAATCGGAATGTATTGAATGGTATCTGCGCCCTTTTGTTCAGGAGCTATATGGGCTACATAGATTTTGTTCTCCTTCGTTACCACAATGCCTGTATGCGAGTAAGAGTGATCTTTTTCGTTGATGTACCGTACCCTGTCACTTATCAGGTCGTCATTTAGCCTCACCAACAGGTCGCCAGGTTGCGCAGCTGCCTTCAGTTGTTGAATGTTTTGCTGTACCCGCTGCTCTGCACTTTGCTCCAATGCAGGCTGCGTAGTGCTTGCTGACTGGCAGGCAGTGAACCCTATCATCCATACCGCGGCTACTATTGCTGTTATCTTCATACTCTATGTGTGGCGGGTAAAAATAAAAAGGCTGCCGGTAGTTACGGCAGCCTCTCTAAACTATTTTATTTTACTTATTGACGAACGAAAGCCAGGCTATCTACACCAACCACACTAGGATAGTTGTCGCCACTGGTTCCACCAAACAAACCTGCATCTGTACTCATGTAGCGGAAAGCAAAACGGCCGTTGGTAACAGCTCCACCAGGCACACCAGCTAAAGTGATGGTATACTTGGTCCACTGCTGCGGGTAACCAGGCACAGCAGGTGTATTGCCTGTTGCATCATTGTTTAAATAGTTGCTGTTGATGTCGAGCAGGTTTACGCTAAAGCTGCCGGTAGAGGTGTGGGTATTGCCCACATTTGCTGATCCGTCAGTGAAGTTGGCACGTACCTGCATGCGGTCTCTTGTGTATACGCTATAGTCCTGGTCGTTTACTGCACGGGTATAAAAAATGATTTGGTCGCCATTCTTCATAGGAAGTACTGGTGAGATCAACCACGCACTGATGTTGGCATTACCTGAAATATCGTTTGCAGCAGAAGCATCGCAACTTACAAAGTCGTTAGGCGTTTTGCTTGCTGAATAAGCTGGAAAACCAATATAAGGTACGGGTGCAAGGAACTTGAATTGAACACCTGTAGCAGCTTCGTAGCGTCCTTGTCTCCAACCTGTCTGTCCAATAGGGCTGCTGTTGTTTCTAAAAATCCATCCTTTGGCAGCAAGATTTCCCACTGTATCAAATTCCTCTACAAAAGATGCAGAAGTAGCAGGTGGAAATACGGGCGTAAGATTGCGCGTGGTGGGTGCTGTTTCTTTTTTGCAAGAAGCAACTACCATGGTTATGGACACCAAAGAAGCAATAGCGTATATAAGTGGTTTTGAAGTTTTCATTCTTTCGTTTTTTAGCGTCCTACACTTTGATAAGTTACATAATCAATGCCTACACCTGAACCTAATCCGTTCCAGCCACCACCTTCAATAAAGTACCTGAAGGCATAGCGACCGCGAACAGGCTTACTCAAACCATACACAGTGGCTTCAAAGCGTGTCCAATTAGCTGGATAAGCCTTGGTGGATGGAGTAACTATACTACTGAACTCGTATGTCGGGTTGATGTCAAGCAAGGGAGTATCAAAATCACCTGCATCCGAACCACTACCTACATTCAATCCTTCGTTGTGAAGGTTGAGCCTTACCTGCAGCCTGTTGCCATAATCTGTAGAGTCGCCGGCACCATCATCGTATTGAAGGGCACGGGTGTAAAAAATGATCTTATCGCCGTTTTGAAAAGTAACTGGAGGAGATATCAACCAATTGCTGATGATACCTGCAGCAGCCGATGTAGAAGTATAATCTGCGCCTATAAAACCTGCGTAAGTGCCGTTAGAAGAAAAAGGAGAAAACCAAGGCATCACTTCACCACCTTGCTGCCAGATGTTAGATCCTTTAGGGGTGCTGGCATTGGTAATCATCCACCCGCGTGAAAGTGAAGCGGCAACTGTATCAAATTCTTCGATATGCGATTGATCAGCAACGGGAGGCGGGACGGTTAGATACCGGTCGTCTACGCAACTGGTAAATAATAGTGAAGGAATACCAACCAACAATAAGATGTTAGGTAAAAGTCTTTTTCTCATACAGTTATATTCTAGTTAGGCTTTGCAGGTGATGAAACCGGGGTGAAATTACTTCTTTTTGCCAAATACAAAAATTTCCTAAAACGTGCCTGCATAACAGCTTCATTGCCCTGTTGATTTTTTGTTTTTGCTCCTTTCCTATAAAAGAAAAAAGAGGTTATTCAAACAGAATAACCTCTTTCGTATACTTGAATAATTTCTTACTATACCTGGAAAACACCCACTTTCAGCTCAGGAATAACAGGATTATGATTAGCGGCTTCAATGCCCACAGAAATCACTTTTCTTGTTTCTGCAGGATCAATAATAGCATCTACCCACAAACGTGCTGCAGCATACAATGCATTGGTTTGTTTTTCGTAGCGGCTTTTTAGTTCATTAAGTAATTTTTGTTCATCCTCCGGAGAAACTACTTCGCCCTTTGCTTTCATACCTGCAACCTGTATTTGCAACATAGTTTTAGCTGCTTGCTCACCACCCATCACCGCTATTTTAGCCGAAGGCCA
Coding sequences within it:
- a CDS encoding choice-of-anchor J domain-containing protein, translating into MRKRLLPNILLLVGIPSLLFTSCVDDRYLTVPPPVADQSHIEEFDTVAASLSRGWMITNASTPKGSNIWQQGGEVMPWFSPFSSNGTYAGFIGADYTSTSAAAGIISNWLISPPVTFQNGDKIIFYTRALQYDDGAGDSTDYGNRLQVRLNLHNEGLNVGSGSDAGDFDTPLLDINPTYEFSSIVTPSTKAYPANWTRFEATVYGLSKPVRGRYAFRYFIEGGGWNGLGSGVGIDYVTYQSVGR
- a CDS encoding YiiX/YebB-like N1pC/P60 family cysteine hydrolase, encoding MKITAIVAAVWMIGFTACQSASTTQPALEQSAEQRVQQNIQQLKAAAQPGDLLVRLNDDLISDRVRYINEKDHSYSHTGIVVTKENKIYVAHIAPEQKGADTIQYIPIDSFINAAKHIKCALYRYNLSAAEKAALATTIDKYKNADVRFDAVYDITDDDKMYCSEMISKALETATGKRLQFRQANIPKQMQKMVVHFFAKVNATDKQIAERKIMTIDNLYLHPDCNLVMEFPLKYFPDQVH
- a CDS encoding choice-of-anchor J domain-containing protein, with the translated sequence MKTSKPLIYAIASLVSITMVVASCKKETAPTTRNLTPVFPPATSASFVEEFDTVGNLAAKGWIFRNNSSPIGQTGWRQGRYEAATGVQFKFLAPVPYIGFPAYSASKTPNDFVSCDASAANDISGNANISAWLISPVLPMKNGDQIIFYTRAVNDQDYSVYTRDRMQVRANFTDGSANVGNTHTSTGSFSVNLLDINSNYLNNDATGNTPAVPGYPQQWTKYTITLAGVPGGAVTNGRFAFRYMSTDAGLFGGTSGDNYPSVVGVDSLAFVRQ